A single genomic interval of Helianthus annuus cultivar XRQ/B chromosome 13, HanXRQr2.0-SUNRISE, whole genome shotgun sequence harbors:
- the LOC110900357 gene encoding uncharacterized protein LOC110900357 gives MEDFVKESDAPLKHSSEEDLRMLRDAISLLEKRERRFGRVGYLEKRYHQHARREIQEKMRVSLFAYKESLQLDGIQRYRLKDILSATNNFSEENLIKEGVSEKLYKGQLLRDGNLMNLTVRRLDCTYGQGGELQTEIQTLKSLKHENIISIFGHCDENNEKIIVYEQAFHGTLDRHLSDPTFTWSQRLQVCLGVANAVKCIHYDIIHCDVNSSKIFLNEDWVPKLYGFELSTKYPQSWRHRILYSRYFDTNNMTPKYDVYSFGVLLFEVLCGRKLMITNGVIQEEPVDRNLRKQLDMESLRQYKDLAWKCLNQQPVNRPTMDQIVKELKEVLKLHFIHANIHAKAVDEGTTSKSLEMDLYNIPLSIIKLATNNFDKGCAVGSGGYGTVYKAELDVSSVKSLSSKERECNDGMPKISVAIKRILSREDGQAEKGFLSEIDLLTSCKHLNIISLLGFSRESNEMILVYEYASNGSLSDYIGNKGKSNNLTWTQRIQICLDIAHGINYLHTPMEGKPRIIHRDIKSDNILLDENMTAKLADFGLSKFHNMKQFASTVCTKMLAGTEVYMDPEFMTTGKYKRKSDIYSFGVVLFEVLSGSLAYDRVYLDENDMGLAPVVRQHYKEGTLKELMDPKIIEEDDDRIFTLNRGPNQDSFDAFSKIAFKCLAETQADRPTMEEVIMELKNALNLQGESMVLSRFRLGDINLATKDFAETCCIGLDPNSMVYKAELDHFENNSMLAAEGKDSDVRSKKHITVAIKRIKEKAEFVAELEMAGYKHPNVVSLIGFCDEVDEMILVYDYAPERSLDDYLKSVDNKDNFSWTHRLRMCLEIARGINHLHTMMFNQQRIIHRHIKSANILLGKNLEAKIAYFGISTDIGVNVYKDPEYETTGNMKRNSDIYSLGVVCFEIFCGRLAYDLDFMVENDKGLAPIARQCFNDGTIENIMDPKLTEETHEEISSSNGGPNKDSLKTFLKVAYQCLGEAAKRPTMKTVIKELEIALNLSSYEGSLSHSGSLDLSQHPTFTHSPSFVDPQSNQQYQMVPFTSSPSKKALKVLLLHGNLEIWIHEAKNLPNMDMFHKTMEEVLNYLPGNKSKITSDPYVSVAVTTAVIARTYVISNSENPVWKQHFNVPVAHNAAEVNFLVKGSDVIGSQLIGAVTIPVKQLYLGTRIEGLFPILGANGKPCKVGAVLGLTIQYFPIEKLSLYHNGIGAGPQYVGVPGTYFPLRRGGRVTLYQDAHVHDGSLPDIRLDQDRHYVHGSCWNDIYDAISNARRLIYITGWSVWHKVKLVRGTAQSESSLGDLLKMKSQEGVRVLLLVWDDPTSTNILGYKKNGQMATHDEETRRFFKHSSVQIILVPRIAGKRHSWMKQQEANIYTHHQKTVIVDTDAGYGKRRIVAFVGGLDLSVGRYDSPEHPLFRTSKTVHVDDFHNPTFTGNLAGCPREPWHDMHSKIDGPAAYDVLTNFEERWLKASKPRGIKKLRSTYDDSLLRLERLQDLLGINDQPYHDERDPEGWHVQIFRSIDSNSVKGFPKDPKEATSKNLVCGRNVLIDMSIHTAYVNAIRSAQHFIYIESQYFIGSSFNWNSFKTLGVNNLIPMEIALKIASKIRARERFAVYIIIPMWPEGVPTGFATQRILYWQNKTMQMMYETIHKALVEVGLDGVSSPQDYLNFFCLGNREAMGPHDNVGGESPGSGNTPQGLAWKSRRFMIYVHSKGMIVDDEYVIIGSANINQQSMEGTRAEIAMGAYQPHHTWATRLSNPRGQIYGYRMSLWAEHLGLVDDRFTQPESLECVRYVRSLSEANWTQFAADEVSEMRGHLLKYPVEVGPSGKVSSLPGCVNFPDVGGQIVGSFTVVQENLTI, from the exons ATGGAAGACTTTGTGAAGGAATCTGATGCTCCCCTGAAACATTCTTCGGAGGAGGATTTAAGGATGCTGCGAGATGCGATCTCCCTTTTAGAAAAACGCGAGAGGCGCTTCGGTCGTGTTGGCTACCTCGAAAAACGATATCATCAGCACGCACGTCGCGAAATCCAG GAGAAGATGAGAGTTTCACTCTTTGCATACAAGGAGTCACTACAGTTAGACGGCATACAG AGATACAGACTTAAAGACATTTTATCCGCAACCAACAACTTTTCTGAGGAAAATCTCATTAAGGAAGGTGTATCAGAAAAGTTGTACAAAGGACAACTCTTGCGGGATGGGAATCTGATGAATTTGACCGTACGGAGGTTAGATTGTACTTATGGGCAAGGAGGTGAATTGCAGACGGAGATTCAAACGCTTAAGAGTCTCAAACATGAAAATATCATCTCTATTTTTGGGCATTGTGATGAGAACAATGAAAAGATTATCGTTTACGAGCAAGCATTTCACGGAACTCTTGACCGACATCTAAGTGATCCAACATTCACATGGTCTCAAAGACTTCAAGTATGTTTAGGTGTTGCAAATGCAGTGAAGTGCATCCACTATGATATCATACATTGTGACGTCAACAGCtctaaaatatttttaaatgaaGATTGGGTACCCAAATTATACGGTTTTGAACTTTCCACAAAGTATCCTCAAAGCTGGAGGCATCGTATTCTCTACTCTCGCTACTTTGACACCAACAATATGACACCCAAGTATGATGTTTACTCTTTTGGTGTGTTATTGTTTGAAGTCCTTTGTGGGAGGAAACTGATGATTACAAATGGCGTTATTCAGGAAGAACCAGTTGACCGTAATTTAAGGAAACAATTGGACATGGAATCTTTGAGACAATATAAAGACTTGGCTTGGAAATGCTTGAATCAACAACCTGTGAATCGTCCAACTATGGATCAGATTGTCAAAGAACTTAAGGAGGTGTTGAAACTTCATTTCATACATGCAAATATT CATGCAAAAGCCGTAGATGAAGGTACAACATCCAAAAGCTTGGAG ATGGATTTATACAACATCCCGTTGAGCATAATAAAGCTAGCGACAAATAATTTCGATAAAGGGTGCGCTGTTGGGTCTGGCGGGTATGGTACAGTCTACAAAGCGGAACTTGATGTTTCATCTGTCAAAAGTTTGTCATCAAAGGAAAGGGAGTGTAACGATGGAATGCCCAAGATAAGTGTAGCGATAAAACGTATCCTTAGCAGAGAAGACGGGCAAGCTGAAAAAGGGTTTTTATCAGAAATTGATTTGCTTACTAGTTGTAAGCATCTTAATATAATCTCTCTTTTAGGCTTTTCTAGAGAATCCAATGAAATGATTCTTGTTTATGAGTATGCTTCTAACGGAAGCCTTAGTGATTATATAGGAAACAAGGGTAAATCGAATAATCTTACTTGGACACAAAGAATACAAATTTGCCTTGATATTGCACATGGAATTAATTACCTTCACACCCCCATGGAGGGAAAACCAAGGATAATACATCGAGATATAAAGAGTGATAACATTTTATTAGATGAAAATATGACTGCAAAGCTTGCTGACTTTGGGCTCTCCAAATTTCATAATATGAAGCAATTTGCTAGCACTGTCTGTACAAAAATGCTTGCAGGCACAGAGGTTTATATGGATCCAGAATTTATGACTACAGGCAAGTATAAAAGGAAATCTGATATTTACTCCTTTGGAGTAGTTTTATTTGAGGTCCTCTCTGGGAGTTTGGCCTATGATCGAGTTTACCTTGACGAAAATGACATGGGGCTTGCACCCGTTGTAAGGCAACACTACAAGGAGGGAACATTAAAGGAACTTATGGATCCTAAAATAATAGAAGAAGACGATGATCGTATTTTTACTTTAAATAGAGGACCCAATCAAGATTCTTTTGACGCATTTTCAAAAATCGCGTTTAAGTGTTTAGCAGAAACTCAAGCCGACCGTCCAACAATGGAAGAAGTCATCATGGAACTTAAAAACGCATTGAACTTGCAA GGGGAAAGCATGGTACTCTCAAGGTTTCGACTCGGTGATATAAATTTGGCTACGAAGGACTTTGCTGAAACATGCTGCATTGGGTTAGACCCAAATAGCATGGTGTACAAAGCTGAACTCGATCATTTTGAAAACAATAGTATGCTGGCAGCAGAAGGGAAGGATAGTGATGTACGATCCAAGAAACACATTACTGTAGCTATAAAACGCATCAAAGAAAAAGCAGAGTTCGTTGCGGAACTTGAAATGGCTGGCTATAAGCATCCCAACGTAGTCTCTCTTATTGGCTTCTGTGACGAAGTTGATGAAATGATCCTTGTCTACGACTATGCTCCTGAGAGAAGCCTTGATGACTATTTGAAAAGCGTTGATAACAAGGATAATTTTAGTTGGACCCACCGTCTGCGCATGTGCCTTGAGATTGCACGCGGGATCAATCACCTTCACACCATGATGTTCAACCAACAAAGGATAATACACCGACACATAAAGAGTGCGAACATTCTGTTAGGTAAGAACTTGGAGGCGAAAATTGCGTACTTTGGGATCTCTACAGATATAGGCGTGAATGTGTACAAGGATCCAGAATATGAAACGACAGGTAACATGAAAAGAAATTCTGATATATACTCTTTAGGAGTTGTGTGTTTTGAAATATTTTGTGGGCGGCTGGCATATGATCTGGATTTCATGGTTGAAAATGACAAAGGGCTTGCACCCATTGCACGCCAATGCTTCAATGATGGAACAATAGAGAACATAATGGATCCGAAGCTAACGGAAGAAACTCATGAAGAAATTTCCTCTTCAAATGGAGGACCCAACAAAGATtctttgaaaacatttttaaaagtTGCATATCAGTGTTTGGGAGAAGCTGCCAAGCGGCCTACAATGAAAACCGTGATCAAGGAGCTTGAGATAGCATTAAACCTTTCTAGTTATGAAGGGTCGCTTTCTCATAGTGGATCTCTTGATTTATCTCAACATCCTACTTTTACGCATTCGCCGTCATTTGTCGATCCACAAAGCAATCAACAATACCAAATGGTCCCATTCACGTCTTCGCCTTCTAAAAAAGCGTTAAAGGTTCTACTTCTACATGGGAATTTGGAGATATGGATACACGAGGCGAAAAACCTTCCGAATATGGATATGTTTCATAAAACAATGGAGGAAGTTCTCAATTATTTACCAGGAAACAAAAGTAAAATAACTAGTGATCCATACGTCTCTGTCGCTGTTACAACTGCCGTGATTGCAAGAACTTACGTAATTAGTAACTCCGAAAACCCTGTTTGGAAACAACATTTTAACGTCCCCGTTGCGCATAATGCTGCCGAAGTTAATTTTCTTGTTAAGGGTAGTGACGTTATCGGGTCTCAACTTATCGGAGCCGTAACGATCCCGGTCAAACAACTATACTTAGGAACCAGAATCGAAGGGCTTTTTCCGATACTTGGTGCAAACGGAAAACCATGCAAAGTGGGAGCGGTGTTGGGACTTACGATTCAATACTTTCCGATTGAAAAGTTGAGTTTATATCATAACGGGATCGGAGCGGGCCCGCAATATGTAGGAGTTCCCGGGACCTATTTCCCGTTAAGGCGAGGTGGCAGGGTGACGTTATATCAAGATGCGCATGTGCACGACGGGTCTCTACCTGATATTAGGCTTGATCAAGACAGGCATTATGTGCATGGGTCTTGTTGGAATGACATATATGATGCAATAAGTAATGCCCGACGTCTTATATATATAACGGGTTGGTCTGTATGGCACAAAGTGAAATTAGTTCGTGGGACGGCACAAAGTGAAAGTAGTCTTGGAGATCTATTGAAAATGAAATCACAAGAAGGTGTGAGAGTTTTGCTTCTTGTTTGGGATGATCCTACTTCTACGAACATTTTGGGCTACAAAaag AATGGACAAATGGCTACCCATGATGAAGAAACTCGGCGATTTTTTAAGCACTCTTCAGTTCAAATAATTCTTGTTCCTCGTATAGCTGGAAAAAGACACAGTTGGATGAAGCAGCAG GAAGCTAATATCTATACACACCACCAGAAAACTGTGATTGTCGATACGGATGCAGGATATGGTAAAAGAAGAATTGTAGCTTTTGTTGGAGGACTTGATCTGTCTGTCGGCCGATATGATTCCCCAGAACATCCCTTGTTTAGGACTTCAAAAACAGTTCATGTGGATGACTTCCATAATCCTACTTTCACG GGTAATCTTGCGGGTTGTCCAAGAGAACCATGGCATGACATGCATAGTAAAATCGATGGTCCAGCAGCATATGATGTCTTGACCAACTTTGAAGAACGATGGCTAAAGGCCTCAAAACCTCGTGGTATCAAAAAACTAAGAAGTACATATGACGATTCTTTGCTCAGACTAGAAAGGTTGCAAGATCTTTTGGGTATAAATGATCAACCTTACCATGATGAACGGGATCCTGAAGGGTGGCATGTACAG ATATTCCGTTCAATTGATTCGAACTCCGTTAAAGGATTTCCAAAAGATCCAAAGGAAGCTACAAGCAAG AATTTGGTTTGTGGGAGGAACGTGTTGATTGATATGAGCATACACACAGCATACGTGAACGCTATCCGTTCCGCCCAACATTTCATATACATCGAGAGCCAATACTTtatcggatcatcatttaactgGAATTCATTTAAAACCCTAG GTGTCAACAATTTGATTCCAATGGAAATTGCCCTGAAAATTGCTAGTAAAATTAGAGCACGTGAAAGGTTTGCTGTATATATCATCATCCCCATGTGGCCAGAGGGTGTCCCCACAGGCTTTGCTACGCAACGTATTCTATATTGGCAG AACAAGACGATGCAAATGATGTATGAGACTATTCACAAGGCATTGGTAGAAGTTGGGCTCGATGGGGTATCTTCACCGCAAGATTACTTGAACTTTTTTTGTCTTGGGAACCGTGAAGCCATGGGCCCACACGATAACGTAGGCGGCGAGAGCCCTGGTTCAGGAAATACTCCACAG ggACTTGCGTGGAAGAGCCGCCGGTTCATGATATACGTTCATTCAAAAGGCATGATAGTTGACGATGAGTATGTAATTATTGGATCTGCAAACATTAATCAACAGTCTATGGAGGGAACCCGAGCAGAGATTGCGATGGGGGCGTACCAACCTCATCATACTTGGGCCACAAGACTCTCGAATCCACGGGGACAG ATTTATGGATACCGAATGTCTCTTTGGGCCGAGCATCTTGGGCTTGTGGATGATCGATTTACACAGCCCGAATCATTGGAATGTGTAAGATATGTGAGATCATTGTCTGAAGCTAACTGGACACAGTTTGCAGCTGATGAGGTGTCAGAAATGAGGGGacatttactaaaataccctgtTGAAGTGGGTCCAAGTGGCAAGGTAAGTTCTCTTCCGGGATGTGTAAACTTCCCAGATGTTGGCGGTCAGATTGTCGGGTCGTTCACTGTGGTTCAAGAGAATTTGACTATTTGA